The Aestuariibaculum lutulentum genome segment CATCTTCTAACGATTTTGCACAACGAGTTTCTGAATTAGGAAGCGGAACATACACAATTTGTATAACCATAGAAGGTATAGACGATTACGAGCAATGTTTCAACGTAACCCTTAATGGTCCGGAGCCACTCACCACCTATTCAGTCGTTAACCATGATAATAACACAATCACTTTAACGATGTCCGGAGCCTCTGTATACCATATCGAACATAATGGAAAAACAACATCAACCAGTAAATCTGAAATTGTTCTTGAACTTACTTCAGGAACCAATACCGTTGCTGTAACAACAGATGAAGTTTGTCAAGGAAAATTCTTCGAACAAATATTCGTTTCAGAAAGCATTTCGGCATATCCTAACCCTACACGTGGTTATATTCAAATTTATGTAGGAGGAACAGACGACTCGGTAAATGTTGGATTGTTTGATATTACCGGAAGAAATCTTCTTTCTAAATCTGAAAGCATCCCTTCAAACAGAGTTATAGAACTTAATATTTCGATGATGAAATCAGGATCATACCTTCTGTCTTTAGATGGTAAAACCGTTAAAAAATCAGTTAAAATCATTAAAGAATAATCAACGATGAAAAGCATAAAAAATATATTTAGTTTTAAAATATTAATGGTTTTAACAACCATTGGTTTACTAACCTCCTGTTCTGATGATGAGGTTAGCAAAACCTATACAAGTACCCCTGGAGAAGCAGCATTATCACTTCCTTTAAACAATCAGGAATGTGAAGTTGGTGATATTATTGACGATAAAGCTGATGTAACCTTTAGTTGGGAACCGGCAAGCGATACAGAAAAGTACAATCTTACCATCACCAATTTAATTACACGTAATACAACTCTTAATATTGGTTTAACCGAAACCTCAACAACAGTTAAACTGTTAAGGGGGTACCCATACGTTTGGCAAGTAACCTCAAGAAATTCAGGAAATAAAGTTACTGAATCTGAAGTTTGGAAATTCTATTTAGCTGCCGATGGAGAAGAAAACAACGTGCCAATCCCTGCTACACTGGTTAGTCCGCTTTCAGGCGCTACTGTTAAACCGGAAGATGGAAAAGTTACTCTTACATGGGAAAGTCCGACCACCGATACCGATGGTGATGACTTAACCTTTACAGTATATGCTGATACCGTTGATGGAAAACAAGAACCCCTTGAAGCCTGGAAAGACATTACAGAAACTTCAATAGAAATCGACGTTGAACAAGATAAAGTTTACTATTGGCATATTGAAGTAAGCGATGGTATTAACACTTCAATAAGCACCACCTACACCTTTAAAACAGGTGATGCCGATTCGAATGCCTTAGAAGGAACTATTGTAAGTACAGCACAGGAACTACTTGATGCTGTAGCTATTGCTGCACCGGGACAAAAAATTTATGTTCACGGAGGGGATTACGCTTTCAGTTCGACAATTGAGTTAACAAATAGCGGAAGCTATGGTAATGAAATTTCTTTATTAGCACATCCTGACGATGTAACCAGACCCAAATTTGATTTTTCGGCAATGACTGAAAGCTCTTCAAACCGAGGTATACAACTTAGTGGATCTTTCTGGTACATTTATGGTATAGATGTTTACAAAGCAGGAGACAACGGTATGTATATTGAAGGCAATAATAACCTAATTGAATTCTGTACATTCAGTGAAAACTCGGATACAGGATTACAATTAGGTAACGGTGCTTCAAACAACACCATATTAAATTGTGATTCATTCTACAACGCCGATTCTACATTAGAAAATGCTGATGGTTTTGCCTGTAAATTAGATGCAGGAACAGCTAATAAATTTATAGGATGTCGTGCTTGGCAAAATCTTGACGATGGTTGGGATGGTTACCTAAGAGGAAACGATAATATAACAACTACCTACACCAACTGTTGGGCATTTAAAAATGGTATATTAAAAGACGGTTCTGTTGGAGCTGGAGATGGTAACGGTTTTAAAACCGGAGGTAGTGATGATAAATTACTAAAACATAATGCTATCTACAAAAACTGTATAGCCGCAGGTAATGTTGTAGACGGATTCGACCATAATAGTAACAGAGGAGATATCACGCTTTACAACTGCTCTGCTTACAGTAATGGTAGAAATATAAGTTTCAGCAGCACTAATATTGCAAATTCCTTAACCATAAAAAACACAGTAAGTTTAGATGGTACCAATGGCGATAGCCTGAATGCAACAACAACAGACATTACAAACAACAGTTGGCAAAATGGTATCACCACCGATGCATCAGATTTTGTTAGTCTTAATATGGACCTATTATCGACAGCTAGAAATGCCGATGGAAGTTTACCAAATATGGACTTTATGAAACTTACTACCGGAAGTGATTTAATTGACGCCGGAGTAAATGTTGGATTAGATTTTACAGGTACTGCTCCTGATATAGGTGCCTTTGAAAAGTAATTTTTATAAAAAAGTCGCTTTTTACAAAGCGACTTTTTTTTTTGACTAACTCAAACAAAACTTAAATACCGTGCTTCGCTTTCCAAGCACTATATTCTGTACTTATTAAATTTTTTGCCCAGGTACCATACCAGGCATAACCATTCCTTCTTTCATATGATATCTCAG includes the following:
- a CDS encoding right-handed parallel beta-helix repeat-containing protein, whose amino-acid sequence is MKSIKNIFSFKILMVLTTIGLLTSCSDDEVSKTYTSTPGEAALSLPLNNQECEVGDIIDDKADVTFSWEPASDTEKYNLTITNLITRNTTLNIGLTETSTTVKLLRGYPYVWQVTSRNSGNKVTESEVWKFYLAADGEENNVPIPATLVSPLSGATVKPEDGKVTLTWESPTTDTDGDDLTFTVYADTVDGKQEPLEAWKDITETSIEIDVEQDKVYYWHIEVSDGINTSISTTYTFKTGDADSNALEGTIVSTAQELLDAVAIAAPGQKIYVHGGDYAFSSTIELTNSGSYGNEISLLAHPDDVTRPKFDFSAMTESSSNRGIQLSGSFWYIYGIDVYKAGDNGMYIEGNNNLIEFCTFSENSDTGLQLGNGASNNTILNCDSFYNADSTLENADGFACKLDAGTANKFIGCRAWQNLDDGWDGYLRGNDNITTTYTNCWAFKNGILKDGSVGAGDGNGFKTGGSDDKLLKHNAIYKNCIAAGNVVDGFDHNSNRGDITLYNCSAYSNGRNISFSSTNIANSLTIKNTVSLDGTNGDSLNATTTDITNNSWQNGITTDASDFVSLNMDLLSTARNADGSLPNMDFMKLTTGSDLIDAGVNVGLDFTGTAPDIGAFEK